The genomic stretch gaTTGAAACAGTGTATtcacccaaaaaagaaaactattttgtataaatttacattttttaactaagaCATAAGAAAGGAATACATTTCAACGTGATTACTTTTTGTGGCGCTACaattgaacataaacatgaatgtgtttgtcttttttgtgtaaaagaaaaacaagcacaTCATTGTTCAGAAATGACAGTTGtgaaataaattttaaatattgtgcGCCTCGATTATTTCAAAAAGTGCAAGTGAAATCGTGGGGGGATTGTACATCAGTATTGATTATagagtttcttctttttaacattttgggatGCTGGTGTGCCgcaggagtttttttcttttttttaggaaaaagtgtaccttggctcaaaaaagattgaaaaaccCTGATGTAGGGGGTGGATGTGTGTCTGCgtgttatgtgtttttaatctgtatttgtattgttttgtttagtttctactcatttgagattattttttgaAACGAAGAACCTTCTTGAAGACGAGATGTTAAATCTCTAGGGGTTTATCTCCCACACTAGACCAAatgtgtaaatacatttttttaaaatgcaaatttttagtAGAGTATTTATCTGTAATTATTTAGCTTGAAATATATAACActaataagaataataaatatCCGATTCCTAATCGGAATACATGTGATTCAGATTAAACTGTGATCTGGCCCAGTTTCTGATCGTGAAGGAATCaggacattttaatgtaaagctttgattgattgatgcCCTCAGATGATGATATGAGATATCCAGACGTGTCTGCCAATACTTCTGATCAATGAGCTCCAGAATGAAAGAGAAATACAGCAAACACTGAGACGATCAGAGCAGTTCTCTTAATGTTTATTGTTTGTCAGCAGTTTAACAAAGAATCAAAGTCAGAGGTGCAATAAACTGATCTGATCTGTTAGTCACACATTTATAGAGTGAAAAAGAGAGCTCCAGCAAGCGTTTGATCATTAATCATTGGCTGAAGTGGAGCGTCCCTCCAGACCTGCACATCTTCACTTCAGATGCTCACACTGTTCTCCACCAGCGTTGGGTCCAGGTAGGTGTACGGTAGATCCATGCCTTCGtttcttttgttgattttatcaCTCAGCTTCAAGAGCCTCTTTTGGAAGATTCCTATTTTGTCACAAGGCACGTGTTCGGTGAAGTACTTCCGTTTAAAATCAGGGAGGAAGCTctgaggagaacaaagacaTTTGGGATCAGCAAAAGACGGAAGATTTCTTTCCACGAGAATCAGATGAAATGTTCAAGCTATCACAGTTAAACTATGGATGTGAAGAACTTTTACTCTCTTTTTTCaactatgatttaaaaaaattctcaaagacaaaaaaaataaaaatagaattccCTCTAATTCATATCAAGAACCATAGGTTATTGACGACTTACTGAATCATGGGCCTGCATGCTGAGCACCCAGGAAGTAGCCATGCCCAGAATTATTATTGAAATGCCAGGGAGTGTCTTCAGGATCCTTTCCTCATCCACAGTGCCCTTTACGGTGGGTGGGGGCTCCTGCATGGTGGGGGGGCCGTTGGGCATCCAGCCATAAAAGTCATACtgcaaaaattgcatttttttaatcaaacacatCCAATCATTGCTGTCATtttgaagaagtttgttttccttaagtttgattttctgtgatcAAACTATTTGATGCTATTTAATGCAACTATAATTTGCATATTTAACCAACTGAGGCTTACTCATACTTTCATCtagtaatatttttttgagGGTCAAAATGTTACATTGTTACatgtaacacatttttatcagttGCTTCTGATCTCCtattctaaataaaggtataaacgATGGGGATTTACagtaatacaaatatttcattttcatacatccagtgaaaagacagacacagaaacaaatattacattaaacAGTAAGAATcatggttcgattcgtgaatcgaatcacCACCTAAGGAACGATCCACAGCCTCAGAGAGATGCCAGCTCAGAGCCAAGGAGGAGCGTGGCGAGACAACCCTGCCCCGGGCAGACCGTGAAAGAGTCCTGTCGAACAACTGCCCTCCTAGTGGAGCTGCTTGGGGTGAGGAAGTGCTGAAACTGGAACCGCGGCTGAGCCAGGAGCCAGATATTAAGGGGAAACAACGTTGGAATGCAGAGGGGTGTGGTTATGACCCAACCCCTCTTTGGGCTAAGTACCCCTCTGttgctttttatctttttagtcACCCAGGAGGGGTCGGTcttagtcgttttttttttgttttgttgttgttttttagcagCCTGGTATTTgagcagcccagtctcagtaaaatgcgtacatattccacgatttgggaNNNNNNNNNNNNNNNNNNNNNNNNNNNNNNNNNNNNNNNNNNNNNNNNNNNNNNNNNNNNNNNNNNNNNNNNNNNNNNNNNNNNNNNNNNNNNNNNNNNNNNNNNNNNNNNNNNNNNNNNNNNNNNNNNNNNNNNNNNNNNNNNNNNNNNNNNNNNNNNNNNNNNNNNNNNNNNNNNNNNNNNNNNNNNNNNNNNNNNNNNNNNNNNNNNNNNNNNNNNNNNNNNNNNNNNNNNNNNNNNNNNNNNNNNNNNNNNNNNNNNNNNNNNNNNNNNNNNNNNNNNNNNNNNNNNNNNNNNNNNNNNNNNNNNNNNNNNNNNNNNNNNNNNNNNNNNNNNNNNNNNNNNNNNNNNNNNNNNNNNNNNNNNNNNNNNNNNNNNNNNNNNNNNNNNNNNNNNNNNNNNNNNNNNNNNNNNNNNNNNNNNNNNNNNNNNNNNNNNNNNNNNNNNNNNNNNNNNNNNNNNNNNNNNNNNNNNNNNNNNNNNNNNNNNNNNNNNNNNNNNNNNNNNNNNNNNNNNNNNNNNNNNNNNNNNNNNNNNNNNNNNNNNNNNNNNNNNNNNNNNNNNNNNNNNNNNNNNNNNNNNNNNNNNNNNNNNNNNNNNNNNNNNNNNNNNNNNNNNNNNNNNNNNNNNNNNNNNNNNNNNNNNNNNNNNNNNNNNNNNNNNNNNNNNNNNNNNNNNNNNNNNNNNNNNNNNNNNNNNNNNNNNNNNNNNNNNNNNNNNNNNNNNNNNNNNNNNNNNNNNNNNNNNNNNNNNNNNNNNNNNNNNNNNNNNNNNNNNNNNNNNNNNNNNNNNNNNNNNNNNNNNNNNNNNNNNNNNNNNNNNNNNNNNNNNNNNNNNNNNNNNNNNNNNNNNNNNNNNNNNNNNNNNNNNNNNNNNNNNNNNNNNNNNNNNNNNNNNNNNNNNNNNNNNNNNNNNNNNNNNNNNNNNNNNNNNNNNNNNNNNNNNNNNNNNNNNNNNNNNNNNNNNNNNNNNNNNNNNNNNNNNNNNNNNNNNNNNNNNNNNNNNNNNNNNNNNNNNNNNNNNNNNNNNNNNNNNNNNNNNNNNNNNNNNNNNNNNNNNNNNNNNNNNNNNNNNNNNNNNNNNNNNNNNNNNNNNNNNNNNNNNNNNNNNNNNNNNNNNNNNNNNNNNNNNNNNNNNNNNNNNNNNNNNNNNNNNNNNNNNNNNNNNNNNNNNNNNNNNNNNNNNNNNNNNNNNNNNNNNNNNNNNNNNNNNNNNNNNNNNNNNNNNNNNNNNNNNNNNNNNNNNNNNNNNNNNNNNNNNNNNNNNNNNNNNNNNNNNNNNNNNNNNNNNNNNNNNNNNNNNNNNNNNNNNNNNNNNNNNNNNNNNNNNNNNNNNNNNNNNNNNNNNNNNNNNNNNNNNNNNNNNNNNNNNNNNNNNNNNNNNNNNNNNNNNNNNNNNNNNNNNNNNNNNNNNNNNNNNNNNNNNNNNNNNNNNNNNNNNNNNNNNNNNNNNNNNNNNNNNNNNNNNNNNNNNNNNNNNNNNNNNNNNNNNNNNNNNNNNNNNNNNNNNNNNNNNNNNNNNNNNNNNNNNNNNNNNNNNNNNNNNNNNNNNNNNNNNNNNNNNNNNNNNNNNNNNNNNNNNNNNNNNNNNNNNNNNNNNNNNNNNNNNNNNNNNNNNNNNNNNNNNNNNNNNNNNNNNNNNNNNNNNNNNNNNNNNNNNNNNNNNNNNNNNNNNNNNNNNNNNNNNNNNNNNNNNNNNNNNNNNNNNNNNNNNNNNNNNNNNNNNNNNNNNNNNNNNNNNNNNNNNNNNNNNNNNNNNNNNNNNNNNNNNNNNNNNNNNNNNNNNNNNNNNNNNNNNNNNNNNNNNNNNNNNNNNNNNNNNNNNNNNNNNNNNNNNNNNNNNNNNNNNNNNNNNNNNNNNNNNNNNNNNNNNNNNNNNNNNNNNNNNNNNNNNNNNNNNNNNNNNNNNNNNNNNNNNNNNNNNNNNNNNNNNNNNNNNNNNNNNNNNNNNNNNNNNNNNNNNNNNNNNNNNNNNNNNNNNNNNNNNNNNNNNNNNNNNNNNNNNNNNNNNNNNNNNNNNNNNNNNNNNNNNNNNNNNNNNNNNNNNNNNNNNNNNNNNNNNNNNNNNNNNNNNNNNNNNNNNNNNNNNNNNNNNNNNNNNNNNNNNNNNNNNNNNNNNNNNNNNNNNNNNNNNNNNNNNNNNNNNNNNNNNNNNNNNNNNNNNNNNNNNNNNNNNNNNNNNNNNNNNNNNNNNNNNNNNNNNNNNNNNNNNNNNNNNNNNNNNNNNNNNNNNNNNNNNNNNNNNNNNNNNNNNNNNNNNNNNNNNNNNNNNNNNNNNNNNNNNNNNNNNNNNNNNNNNNNNNNNNNNNNNNNNNNNNNNNNNNNNNNNNNNNNNNNNNNNNNNNNNNNNNNNNNNNNNNNNNNNNNNNNNNNNNNNNNNNNNNNNNNNNNNNNNNNNNNNNNNNNNNNNNNNNNNNNNNNNNNNNNNNNNNNNNNNNNNNNNNNNNNNNNNNNNNNNNNNNNNNNNNNNNNNNNNNNNNNNNNNNNNNNNNNNNNNNNNNNNNNNNNNNNNNNNNNNNNNNNNNNNNNNNNNNNNNNNNNNNNNNNNNNNNNNNNNNNNNNNNNNNNNNNNNNNNNNNNNNNNNNNNNNNNNNNNNNNNNNNNNNNNNNNNNNNNNNNNNNNNNNNNNNNNNNNNNNNNNNNNNNNNNNNNNNNNNNNNNNNNNNNNNNNNNNNNNNNNNNNNNNNNNNNNNNNNNNNNNNNNNNNNNNNNNNNNNNNNNNNNNNNNNNNNNNNNNNNNNNNNNNNNNNNNNNNNNNNNNNNNNNNNNNNNNNNNNNNNNNNNNNNNNNNNNNNNNNNNNNNNNNNNNNNNNNNNNNNNNNNNNNNNNNNNNNNNNNNNNNNNNNNNNNNNNNNNNNNNNNNNNNNNNNNNNNNNNNNNNNNNNNNNNNNNNNNNNNNNNNNNNNNNNNNNNNNNNNNNNNNNNNNNNNNNNNNNNNNNNNNNNNNNNNNNNNNNNNNNNNNNNNNNNNNNNNNNNNNNNNNNNNNNNNNNNNNNNNNNNNNNNNNNNNNNNNNNNNNNNNNNNNNNNNNNNNNNNNNNNNNNNNNNNNNNNNNNNNNNNNNNNNNNNNNNNNNNNNNNNNNNNNNNNNNNNNNNNNNNNNNNNNNNNNNNNNNNNNNNNNNNNNNNNNNNNNNNNNNNNNNNNNNNNNNNNNNNNNNNNNNNNNNNNNNNNNNNNNNNNNNNNNNNNNNNNNNNNNNNNNNNNNNNNNNNNNNNNNNNNNNNNNNNNNNNNNNNNNNNNNNNNNNNNNNNNNNNNNNNNNNNNNNNNNNNNNNNNNNNNNNNNNNNNNNNNNNNNNNNNNNNNNNNNNNNNNNNNNNNNNNNNNNNNNNNNNNNNNNNNNNNNNNNNNNNNNNNNNNNNNNNNNNNNNNNNNNNNNNNNNNNNNNNNNNNNNNNNNNNNNNNNNNNNNNNNNNNNNNNNNNNNNNNNNNNNNNNNNNNNNNNNNNNNNNNNNNNNNNNNNNNNNNNNNNNNNNNNNNNNNNNNNNNNNNNNNNNNNNNNNNNNNNNNNNNNNNNNNNNNNNNNNNNNNNNNNNNNNNNNNNNNNNNNNNNNNNNNNNNNNNNNNNNNNNNNNNNNNNNNNNNNNNNNNNNNNNNNNNNNNNNNNNNNNNNNNNNNNNNNNNNNNNNNNNNNNNNNNNNNNNNNNNNNNNNNNNNNNNNNNNNNNNNNNNNNNNNNNNNNNNNNNNNNNNNNNNNNNNNNNNNNNNNNNNNNNNNNNNNNNNNNNNNNNNNNNNNNNNNNNNNNNNNNNNNNNNNNNNNNNNNNNNNNNNNNNNNNNNNNNNNNNNNNNNNNNNNNNNNNNNNNNNNNNNNNNNNNNNNNNNNNNCCGCGGTGCGACAGAACTCTGAAAACgtctgtcaaacttcaggtttttacattttggctgcgcCGCTCTATTTACGACTCGTCACTCAAATCCAGCTGTTGGCAGGCCTTCGTGCTGCTCCAGTCGCTCAAATCACGCCGCAGGGCTTCACTTAGCCTCAGAGTGCACCTCTAccattaatttaacatttaaactggCCGTCTCTGCCACGCGAATTGTGTTCAGTGAAATcccattgtctgatttttaaagagcTGATTTTTGAATTACAgtgtaaaaaaagcatttgatcaCCTACAAATGAGCCAGATtcctgtctctcacagacctgtaagtTCTTTcataagaggatcctctgtctcCACTctttacctgtattaatggcacctgtttgaactggttatctcaCCTGTCTTTGCTTCCCTCAGAAACCCATGTTCATAGATTTCCTTGATCCAGTTCTGCAGCTCTTCATCGTCTTTGACGTCACTGTCCTCGTAATAGTAGTAGCTGAGAGTGTCCTCCACAAAGCTTTGAGAGTCAGAGAAGCAGTCAgtaaaatgcattcacacatcaAGCACTGCTGAGGTTGAAAACTTCTCAAACATTTAAAGGCTGCTTTATATGATGAATCATTATTAAAATCATTAATATGACCTGATTTCATTACATAACCACATAGAACAACAGAAAGTGTGGAGATTATTTTGTGTTCAGATCTGATCTGAACATGGACTGAAACCCTACAGGTCTGACACACAGATCATCTCTAACTTCTGTTCTTCAAACTGTGAGAAGTGCAGCTCCTTCATGGATCATCTCCACCACAGCTCATTCTGTAGCATCACTTCTTCCACACAAAGCAGAAACCCTGAACTCTCTCCACGTCGTCTGTCTCAAACATGGACTTTGAAGACGGCAAACAGAAACTTTCTGTGAACCTGTGCATGATGTTCCACAGCTTCAGTCCGTCTTCTTTGTAGTAGAAGTTTTTCACATCTTTCAGTCCTCGGTCCTCGATATCATCAGGTATGCAGAGAGACTTGTAGGTGAGGTTGGAGAGAGATTTCTCCATGATGGTGAGCATACCTGCTCCACCAGAAGCTGTAAACtacagaaaagacaaaacaaacattgataTAAGACTTAAGAGGATGAAACTGTGAGTCTTTCTTCTTTACACACCTCAGTGAACACTCCGTCTTGGGAGATGAGGTCATTTCGAGCCATTACGTTGATCTGCAGAGTGTAGCGTGTGTGACGGATGAGGATCTGAAACAGAACAGACGTTTCTTCAAATGTGCAGCAGTGGTTTCTGTGGAATGAAGTGTTGCTGCTCATGTTTCAGCTTCAGGTACCTTGTGAACAGGGTGCACGCTGGGTAAGTTTCTCTTTAGAGCAACGCCAAAAACCTCAGCCAGCAGGTGAGTGCGCAGCAGGTGATAGTTGAGCTCATGCAGGTTGAAGTCTGCACTTCTCACAAACAGCTTTGCCAACAGCCAGTCATTCTCAGAGTCAGAGGGAAGGAAGACGGGGTTGTCCGGTCCTGGATTCTGCTTCAACTGCAGGAGAAGATCAAACAACAAATCAACCAATGATctgaattaaacatttaatcaactTCAGCAGTCCTTTTGTgttgcaattttctttttaacataatgttctgtttattttacattcatttatttaacttttatgtaTACAAATGATGTAAATAAGACCTACNNNNNNNNNNNNNNNNNNNNNNNNNNNNNNNNNNNNNNNNNNNNNNNNNNNNNNNNNNNNNNNNNNNNNNNNNNNNNNNNNNNNNNNNNNNNNNNNNNNNNNNNNNNNNNNNNNNNNNNNNNNNNNNNNNNNNNNNNNNNNNNNNNNNNNNNNNNNNNNNNNNNNNNNNNNNNNNNNNNNNNNNNNNNNNNNNNNNNNNNNNNNNNNNNNNNNNNNNNNNNNNNNNNNNNNNNNNNNNNNNNNNNNNNNNNNNNNNNNNNNNNNNNNNNNNNNNNNNNNNNNNNNNNNNNNNNNNNNNNNNNNNNNNNNNNNNNNNNNNNNNNNNgtccaatgtgtggaaacactttgaattgatcaaagtcatgtgaccatacagtgtggtagaatgttctaataatgataaTTATCATGTGATAAAACAACACAGTACaaaagccaaaaacggcctggTCTCCTTCAGAAGCGACTGGAATTATggtgttaaaaattaaaaaatacagtaaatcaaagaaccttAGAGATTTAACTATTCTTTCAATCAAAGGACTTTGCTACTGAACAAATCTTACTTGGATGAAGAGTAGCGGTTCGGAGCTCTTACCGATAGATTTTCTGCTGGTCCTTTATCTCCTTCTGACGATGTTTAATAAGTTCCTCTATCTTCTCTTTTTGTGGCAACATGGCTGTAAGAATACAATCACAGAAAGGATTATTCTGAATAATAGTCTCTATAATAATGAACTGATATGATGAGAGGTGTAAGAAGGGGCTGTAACCTTTGCCCTCTCTGAAGAAGTACTCTTTGTCAGCAAAGATGGACTGGTGGATGGGAAACCTGTAAATAGTTCCAATGGGAGATTCTGCTTCCACCCTCACATGGTACCATGGGCTTTGGAAAGGAATGCTCCAGTATGCTTCTAGCTTTATGCCCACGAGGTGTCCGAGGTCAGAGGAGCACTTCACTGGGAATTTTATCTCCTGAAGTCAAAAGAAACCATTGGGGCAAACTGAAGCTTTCGAGAAAACGGATTCTGGTAAGCATGTGGGAGAAGTGTCACACTCACATTGCttccaaagaaagaaagattaaATTTGTGGTAGGATGTGACTTCACTTTTCCCTCTGGTGCCCTCCAGAGTGATGTTGAGTGACTTGTACAAAGACCATGAAAGGTTAGGGTCTGCAGTGAAGACGGTCACTTCGTACTCAAGCGTCATTTTTTCTCCTGAAGCTGAAATAGACTGAAAAAAGACAACACAGAAAACGGATCAGTTAGTCAGTTTCATGCTATAATTTGTANNNNNNNNNNNNNNNNNNNNNNNNNNNNNNNNNNNNNNNNNNNNNNNNNNNNNNNNNNNNNNNNNNNNNNNNNNNNNNNNNNNNNNNNNNNNNNNNNNNNNNNNNNNNNNNNNNNNNNNNNNNNNNNNNNNNNNNNNNNNNNNNNNNNNNNNNNNNNNNNNNNNNNNNNNNNNNNNNNNNNNNNNNNNNNNNNNNNNNNNNNNNNNNNNNNNNNNNNNNNNNNNNNNNNNNNNNNNNNNNNNNNNNNNNNNNNNNNNNNNNNNNNNNNNNNNNNNNNNNNNNNNNNNNNNNNNNNNNNNNNNNNNNNNNNNNNNNNNNNNNNNNNNNNNNNNNNNNNNNNNNNNNNNNNNNNNNNNNNNNNNNNNNNNNNNNNNNNNNNNNNNNNNNNNNNNNNNNNNNNNNNNNNNNNNNNNNNNNNNNNNNNNNNNNNNNNNNNNNNNNNNNNNNNNNNNNNNNNNNNNNNNNNNNNNNNNNNNNNNNNNNNNNNNNNNNNNNNNNNNNNNNNNNNNNNNNNNNNNNNNNNNNNNNNNNNNNNNNNNNNNNNNNNNNNNNNNNNNNNNNNNNNNNNNNNNNNNNNNNNNNNNNNNNNNNNNNNNNNNNNNNNNNNNNNNNNNNNNNNNNNNNNNNNNNNNNNNNNNNNNNNNNNNNNNNNNNNNNNNNNNNNNNNNNNNNNNNNNNNNNNNNNNNNNNNNNNNNNNNNNNNNNNNNNNNNNNNNNNNNNNNNNNNNNNNNNNNNNNNNNNNNNNNNNNNNNNNNNNNNNNNNNNNNNNNNNNNNNNNNNNNNNNNNNNNNNNNNNNNNNNNNNNNNNNNNNNNNNNNNNNNNNNNNNNNNNNNNNNNNNNNNNNNNNNNNNNNNNNNNNNNNNNNNNNNNNNNNNNNNNNNNNNNNNNNNNNNNNNNNNNNNNNNNNNNNNNNNNNNNNNNNNNNNNNNNNNNNNNNNNNNNNNNNNNNNNNNNNNNNNNNNNNNNNNNNNNNNNNNNNNNNNNNNNNNNNNNNNNNNNNNNNNNNNNNNNNNNNNNNNNNNNNNNNNNNNNNNNNNNNNNNNNNNNNNNNNNNNNNNNNNNNNNNNNNNNNNNNNNNNNNNNNNNNNNNNNNNNNNNNNNNNNNNNNNNNNNNNNNNNNNNNNNNNNNNNNNNNNNNNNNNNNNNNNNNNNNNNNNNNNNNNNNNNNNNNNNNNNNNNNNNNNNNNNNNNNNNNNNNNNNNNNNNNNNNNNNNNNNNNNNNNNNNNNNNNNNNNNNNNNNNNNNNNNNNNNNNNNNNNNNNNNNNNNNNNNNNNNNNNNNNNNNNNNNNNNNNNNNNNNNNNNNNNNNNNNNNNNNNNNNNNNNNNNNNNNNNNNNNNNNNNNNNNNNNNNNNNNNNNNNNNNNNNNNNNNNNNNNNNNNNNNNNNNNNNNNNNNNNNNNNNNNNNNNNNNNNNNNNNNNNNNNNNNNNNNNNNNNNNNNNNNNNNNNNNNNNNNNNNNNNNNNNNNNNNNNNNNNNNNNNNNNNNNNNNNNNNNNNNNNNNNNNNNNNNNNNNNNNNNNNNNNNNNNNNNNNNNNNNNNNNNNNNNNNNNNNNNNNNNNNNNNNNNNNNNNNNNNNNNNNNNNNNNNNNNNNNNNNNNNNNNNNNNNNNNNNNNNNNNNNNNNNNNNNNNNNNNNNNNNNNNNNNNNNNNNNNNNNNNNNNNNNNNNNNNNNNNNNNNNNNNNNNNNNNNNNNNNNNNNNNNNNNNNNNNNNNNNNNNNNNNNNNNNNNNNNNNNNNNNNNNNNNNNNNNNNNNNNNNNNNNNNNNNNNNNNNNNNNNNNNNNNNNNNNNNNNNNNNNNNNNNNNNNNNNNNNNNNNNNNNNNNNNNNNNNNNNNNNNNNNNNNNNNNNNNNNNNNNNNNNNNNNNNNNNNNNNNNNNNNNNNNNNNNNNNNNNNNNNNNNNNNNNNNNNNNNNNNNNNNNNNNNNNNNNNNNNNNNNNNNNNNNNNNNNNNNNNNNNNNNNNNNNNNNNNNNNNNNNNNNNNNNNNNNNNNNNNNNNNNNNNNNNNNNNNNNNNNNNNNNNNNNNNNNNNNNNNNNNNNNNNNNNNNNNNNNNNNNNNNNNNNNNNNNNNNNNNNNNNNNNNNNNNNNNNNNNNNNNNNNNNNNNNNNNNNNNNNNNNNNNNNNNNNNNNNNNNNNNNNNNNNNNNNNNNNNNNNNNNNNNNNNNNNNNNNNNNNNNNNNNNNNNNNNNNNNNNNNNNNNNNNNNNNNNNNNNNNNNNNNNNNNNNNNNNNNNNNNNNNNNNNNNNNNNNNNNNNNNNNNNNNNNNNNNNNNNNNNNNNNNNNNNNNNNNNNNNNNNNNNNNNNNNNNNNNNNNNNNNNNNNNNNNNNNNNNNNNNNNNNNNNNNNNNNNNNNNNNNNNNNNNNNNNNNNNNNNNNNNNNNNNNNNNNNNNNNNNNNNNNNNNNNNNNNNNNNNNNNNNNNNNNNNNNNNNNNNNNNNNNNNNNNNNNNNNNNNNNNNNNNNNNNNNNNNNNNNNNNNNNNNNNNNNNNNNNNNNNNNNNNNNNNNNNNNNNNNNNNNNNNNNNNNNNNNNNNNNNNNNNNNNNNNNNNNNNNNNNNNNNNNNNNNNNNNNNNNNNNNNNNNNNNNNNNNNNNNNNNNNNNNNNNNNNNNNNNNNNNNNNNNNNNNNNNNNNNNNNNNNNNNNNNNNNNNNNNNNNNNNNNNNNNNNNNNNNNNNNNNNNNNNNNNNNNNNNNNNNNNNNNNNNNNNNNNNNNNNNNNNNNNNNNNNNNNNNNNNNNNNNNNNNNNNNNNNNNNNNNNNNNNNNNNNNNNNNNNNNNNNNNNNNNNNNNNNNNNNNNNNNNNNNNNNNNNNNNNNNNNNNNNNNNNNNNNNNNNNNNNNNNNNNNNNNNNNNNNNNNNNNNNNNNNNNNNNNNNNNNNNNNNNNNNNNNNNNNNNNNNNNNNNNNNNNNNNNNNNNNNNNNNNNNNNNNNNNNNNNNNNNNNNNNNNNNNNNNNNNNNNNNNNNNNNNNNNNNNNNNNNNNNNNNNNNNNNNNNNNNNNNNNNNNNNNNNNNNNNNNNNNNNNNNNNNNNNNNNNNNNNNNNNNNNNNNNNNNNNNNNNNNNNNNNNNNNNNNNNNNNNNNNNNNNNNNNNNNNNNNNNNNNNNNNNNNNNNNNNNNNNNNNNNNNNNNNNNNNNNNNNNNNNNNNNNNNNNNNNNNNNNNNNNNNNNNNNNNNNNNNNNNNNNNNNNNNNNNNNNNNNNNNNNNNNNNNNNNNNNNNNNNNNNNNNNNNNNNNNNNNNNNNNNNNNNNNNNNNNNNNNNNNNNNNNNNNNNNNNNNNNNNNNNNNNNNNNNNNNNNNNNNNNNNNNNNNNNNNNNNNNNNNNNNNNNNNNNNNNNNNNNNNNNNNNNNNNNNNNNNNNNNNNNNNNNNNNNNNNNNNNNNNNNNNNNNNNNNNNNNNNNNNNNNNNNNNNNNNNNNNNNNNNNNNNNNNNNNNNNNNNNNNNNNNNNNNNNNNNNNNNNNN from Oryzias melastigma strain HK-1 linkage group LG9, ASM292280v2, whole genome shotgun sequence encodes the following:
- the LOC112138180 gene encoding arachidonate 12-lipoxygenase, 12R-type (The sequence of the model RefSeq protein was modified relative to this genomic sequence to represent the inferred CDS: added 241 bases not found in genome assembly), with the protein product MTLEYEVTVFTADPNLSWSLYKSLNITLEGTRGKSEVTSYHKFNLSFFGSNEIKFPVKCSSDLGHLVGIKLEAYWSIPFQSPWYHVRVEAESPIGTIYRFPIHQSIFADKEYFFREGKAMLPQKEKIEELIKHRQKEIKDQQKIYRWKVFEKGMPHCLESDTLPLDETYSFSKNAEFGLNKWIEGAKLIWTAITECMDALRNLDQVEDLLKKNLTAKSEYVMNNWK
- the LOC112138181 gene encoding polyunsaturated fatty acid (12S)/(13S)-lipoxygenase, epidermal-type-like, which translates into the protein MARNDLISQDGVFTEFTASGGAGMLTIMEKSLSNLTYKSLCIPDDIEDRGLKDVKNFYYKEDGLKLWNIMHSFVEDTLSYYYYEDSDVKDDEELQNWIKEIYEHGFLREAKTGL
- the LOC112138182 gene encoding polyunsaturated fatty acid lipoxygenase ALOX15B-like encodes the protein MPNGPPTMQEPPPTVKGTVDEERILKTLPGISIIILGMATSWVLSMQAHDSSFLPDFKRKYFTEHVPCDKIGIFQKRLLKLSDKINKRNEGMDLPYTYLDPTLVENSVSI